In Alteromonas naphthalenivorans, one DNA window encodes the following:
- a CDS encoding substrate-binding periplasmic protein encodes MSPVLVRVIALLSFITVVAPLKANSVTLAAAPFETYVSDEGEPSRLTSIVEAAFSRMQTDLELQVMRDAFLGSAVRSGKVDGEFAYIDLGERKDTVTLSAPYLPIYLYATGKKYDVEEIKLIPHLKDSRVAIENRFANTPKFRMLKEIKWSRNPSTYDAFKQLADDRAPYLITTHLLIEEFNLLLDKDGEELLHVSSASLMNAGFSLALGTSTPNAKATIEAFEQTIQVMQQDGSYNKILGLPWLSKDINNDGIADYIGETSVSLVPTDTLTAYPLDKSLPGDSSIYVIDGVIVETKAEAMAMLDGVKAERESLLDPDVYKTMIRRW; translated from the coding sequence ATGTCGCCCGTGTTGGTGAGAGTCATCGCTTTATTAAGTTTTATCACCGTGGTGGCGCCGTTAAAGGCAAACAGTGTCACACTTGCCGCAGCGCCATTTGAAACTTACGTAAGCGATGAGGGCGAACCTTCAAGACTCACGTCTATCGTTGAAGCGGCGTTCTCGCGAATGCAAACCGACCTGGAGCTTCAGGTTATGCGCGATGCTTTCTTAGGTAGCGCAGTACGTTCTGGTAAGGTGGATGGCGAGTTCGCCTATATAGATTTAGGTGAAAGAAAAGACACGGTTACCCTTTCAGCCCCCTACCTTCCCATCTATTTATATGCCACGGGTAAAAAATACGATGTTGAAGAGATTAAGCTGATACCGCATTTAAAAGACAGCCGCGTAGCGATAGAAAACCGCTTTGCTAATACGCCAAAGTTCCGCATGCTAAAAGAAATCAAGTGGTCACGTAATCCCAGCACGTACGACGCTTTTAAGCAGCTAGCCGATGACAGAGCGCCGTATTTAATTACTACCCACTTGTTGATTGAAGAGTTTAATTTACTTCTTGATAAAGACGGTGAAGAGCTTTTACACGTATCTTCAGCATCGTTGATGAACGCTGGTTTTTCCTTGGCACTTGGCACAAGTACGCCTAACGCTAAGGCCACTATTGAAGCGTTTGAACAAACCATTCAGGTCATGCAACAAGATGGCAGTTACAATAAAATTCTGGGGCTACCTTGGCTATCCAAAGACATTAACAACGACGGTATCGCCGACTATATTGGTGAAACTAGTGTGAGCCTTGTACCCACAGATACACTTACCGCCTACCCACTCGATAAATCGTTACCTGGTGATAGCAGTATTTACGTTATTGATGGTGTTATCGTTGAAACGAAAGCTGAAGCGATGGCTATGCTTGATGGCGTTAAGGCCGAGCGAGAAAGTTTGCTCGACCCTGATGTTTATAAAACCATGATTAGACGCTGGTAG
- a CDS encoding TIGR02647 family protein, translating to MTIFDQDMLDELNLLVKFPTDSLLQGLKIHHDASQSMVNAASRLYAKGLITQPDGGYLTDLGIDLADHSRHLQSALCNRKSSH from the coding sequence ATGACAATATTTGACCAGGACATGCTCGACGAACTTAACTTATTAGTTAAGTTCCCTACAGACAGTTTATTACAAGGCCTAAAGATACATCACGATGCCAGCCAATCAATGGTGAATGCTGCATCAAGACTTTATGCAAAGGGTCTGATTACTCAGCCCGATGGCGGTTACCTTACCGACTTAGGAATAGATTTGGCCGATCATTCCCGCCATCTGCAATCGGCGTTGTGTAACCGCAAAAGTAGCCACTAA
- the fre gene encoding NAD(P)H-flavin reductase, translated as MSEIKCKVASITPLTDVVYKIELTPPAPVAFQAGQYALIDMGEKDKRPFSIANAAYDNSRIELHIGAEPGNTFAGEVLSRMKEEGEISLSVNNGEAFLQSNGLPMVLIAGGTGFSYTYSILQQHLNSGDKTPITLYWGGRHTGDLYLSEALNALAAKHDNFTFVPVVEFAEDDWKGRTGWVHHAVLADHTDFEHMQVYVAGRFEMAKTVREDFTVRGLKVENLFGDAFAFI; from the coding sequence ATGTCAGAAATTAAATGTAAGGTTGCCAGCATCACGCCGTTAACCGACGTAGTATACAAAATTGAATTAACACCTCCCGCGCCAGTTGCCTTTCAAGCAGGCCAGTACGCACTTATTGATATGGGCGAAAAAGACAAGCGCCCCTTCTCTATTGCCAATGCAGCCTATGATAATTCACGCATTGAACTTCACATTGGCGCAGAGCCTGGCAATACTTTCGCCGGCGAAGTATTAAGTCGGATGAAAGAAGAAGGCGAAATTAGTCTTAGCGTAAATAACGGTGAAGCCTTTTTACAATCAAATGGCTTGCCGATGGTACTAATCGCTGGCGGCACAGGCTTTTCCTACACCTACTCTATCTTACAGCAGCATCTGAACAGCGGTGATAAAACACCTATTACCCTTTATTGGGGAGGCCGTCATACCGGTGATTTATATCTATCAGAAGCGCTAAATGCACTCGCTGCCAAGCACGATAACTTTACCTTTGTACCTGTAGTGGAATTTGCCGAAGACGACTGGAAAGGTAGAACAGGATGGGTTCACCATGCAGTATTAGCCGACCATACAGACTTCGAACACATGCAAGTGTATGTAGCAGGGCGTTTTGAAATGGCTAAAACTGTACGTGAAGACTTTACCGTTCGCGGCTTAAAAGTAGAAAACCTATTTGGCGATGCCTTCGCGTTTATTTAA
- the ubiD gene encoding 4-hydroxy-3-polyprenylbenzoate decarboxylase: MKYKDLRDFIHQLEAKGELVRISQPIDTDLEMTEIADRTLRAGGPALLFENPKNHSMPVLANLFGTPERVAMGMGQESVAALREVGELLAYLKEPEPPKGLKDLWQKLPVFKQVLNMPAKVVKKAPCQEVVLTGDDVDLGKLPIQRCWPGDAAPLITWGLSVTKGPHKNRQNLGIYRQQVIGKNKLIMRWLSHRGGALDFREWCQTHPGKPYPVSVALGADPATILGAVTPVPDTLSEYAFAGLLRGDKTEVVKSISNDLQVPASAEIVLEGYIAQDEVAPEGPYGDHTGYYNEVDDFPVFTVTHITHRKDPIYHSTYTGRPPDEPAILGVALNEVFVPILQKQFPEIVDFYLPPEGCSYRMAVVTMKKQYPGHAKRVMMGVWSFLRQFMYTKFVIVCDDDVNARDWNDVIWAITTRMDPARDTVMIENTPIDYLDFASPVSGLGSKMGMDATNKMPGETDREWGEPIVMDEDVKKRVDDIWDELGIMDLPTAKR; this comes from the coding sequence ATGAAGTACAAAGATTTACGTGACTTTATTCACCAGTTGGAAGCCAAAGGTGAATTGGTTCGCATTAGCCAGCCAATCGATACCGATTTAGAAATGACCGAAATAGCTGACCGTACATTACGTGCCGGTGGCCCTGCGCTATTATTTGAAAACCCTAAAAACCATAGCATGCCTGTATTGGCCAACTTATTTGGCACACCAGAACGTGTGGCAATGGGAATGGGGCAAGAATCGGTTGCGGCACTTCGAGAAGTGGGCGAATTACTGGCCTATTTAAAAGAACCCGAACCACCTAAAGGACTAAAGGATTTATGGCAAAAACTGCCTGTTTTTAAACAGGTACTGAATATGCCAGCCAAGGTCGTAAAAAAAGCACCTTGCCAAGAAGTCGTACTAACCGGTGATGATGTCGATTTAGGTAAACTGCCTATCCAGCGTTGCTGGCCCGGTGATGCCGCGCCGCTTATTACGTGGGGGTTAAGTGTGACTAAAGGCCCGCATAAAAACCGCCAGAACCTAGGTATCTATCGCCAGCAGGTTATCGGTAAGAACAAGCTTATTATGCGTTGGTTATCTCACCGTGGTGGTGCGCTCGATTTTCGTGAATGGTGCCAAACTCACCCAGGAAAACCCTATCCGGTAAGCGTGGCACTAGGGGCCGATCCGGCCACTATTTTAGGTGCCGTTACTCCTGTGCCTGACACCCTTTCCGAATATGCCTTTGCAGGGTTGTTGCGAGGCGATAAAACTGAAGTGGTTAAATCGATAAGTAACGACCTGCAAGTGCCTGCAAGCGCTGAAATTGTTCTGGAAGGTTATATTGCACAAGACGAAGTCGCGCCCGAAGGGCCTTACGGCGATCATACTGGTTACTACAACGAAGTTGATGACTTCCCTGTGTTTACGGTAACCCATATTACCCATCGTAAAGATCCTATTTACCATTCAACGTATACCGGTCGCCCGCCTGATGAGCCAGCTATTTTAGGCGTAGCATTAAACGAAGTATTCGTGCCTATTTTGCAAAAACAGTTTCCAGAAATTGTAGACTTTTACCTACCGCCAGAAGGGTGTTCTTACCGCATGGCTGTGGTTACCATGAAAAAACAATATCCGGGTCATGCTAAGCGCGTAATGATGGGGGTTTGGTCGTTTTTACGACAGTTTATGTACACAAAGTTTGTGATAGTGTGCGATGACGACGTAAACGCCCGCGACTGGAACGATGTGATTTGGGCCATTACCACGCGTATGGATCCGGCACGCGATACGGTTATGATTGAAAATACTCCCATCGACTATTTAGATTTTGCTTCGCCAGTGTCTGGCCTTGGGTCGAAGATGGGGATGGACGCCACCAATAAAATGCCCGGCGAAACCGACCGTGAATGGGGCGAACCCATTGTGATGGACGAAGACGTGAAAAAACGGGTGGATGATATCTGGGATGAACTTGGTATCATGGACTTACCAACGGCGAAACGCTAA
- a CDS encoding M28 family metallopeptidase gives MIKSIPTFVKISALAVLPLSLTFTAQAQNEQQQALYKIAEDISPKRIESDITTLVNFGTRHTLSETESDTRGIGAARRWIKSEFEKISAECGGCLDVYFQSETISGEKRIPDPVEVVSVIAIQRGSTDPERYVMMSGDIDSRVSDVMDFTSDSPGANDNASGVAGTLEAARILSKYKFNGSIVYAALAGEEQGLFGGRIMANQVQKDGWRLKAVLNNDMIGNIEGVNGVINNTTARIFAEGTRVTETTDEARTRRFTGGEVDSPSRNLARYIDNIADQYIENLDTMVIYRLDRFGRGGHHRPFNDLGFPGIRIMETNENYTRQHQDLREEDGIKYGDTLDGVNFDYAAKLTGLNAVSLAAMAWAPNPPANVKIKGAVQPSTTLMWDIADTAQNPQLSGYKVYWRHTDAPQWEFSKFVGKVNEATLENVVIDNYFFGVASVNNDGIESPVVFPGAAGSFGQ, from the coding sequence ATGATAAAAAGCATTCCTACATTCGTAAAAATTTCAGCGTTAGCAGTATTACCACTTTCCTTGACCTTTACAGCGCAAGCGCAAAATGAACAACAACAAGCCTTGTACAAAATAGCCGAAGACATTTCCCCCAAGCGCATTGAAAGCGATATCACCACCCTTGTGAATTTTGGAACCCGACATACCTTATCGGAAACCGAATCAGATACCCGAGGCATAGGGGCCGCAAGGCGCTGGATTAAGTCTGAGTTTGAAAAGATATCAGCCGAATGTGGTGGTTGCTTAGACGTGTATTTTCAGTCTGAAACCATTAGCGGTGAAAAACGTATACCCGACCCTGTCGAGGTAGTAAGCGTTATTGCTATTCAACGCGGCAGTACCGATCCAGAACGTTACGTGATGATGTCTGGTGATATAGATTCTCGCGTATCTGATGTGATGGATTTCACATCAGACTCACCTGGCGCAAACGATAATGCATCGGGCGTAGCTGGAACACTGGAAGCCGCACGCATACTATCGAAATATAAGTTTAACGGTAGCATTGTGTACGCCGCACTAGCAGGGGAAGAACAAGGCCTGTTTGGTGGGCGTATTATGGCAAACCAAGTTCAAAAAGATGGCTGGCGGTTAAAAGCAGTATTGAACAACGACATGATTGGCAATATAGAGGGCGTTAATGGGGTTATCAACAACACCACGGCGCGCATATTTGCTGAAGGCACTCGCGTAACCGAAACCACAGATGAAGCTCGCACCCGCCGCTTCACAGGTGGAGAAGTCGATTCACCAAGCAGAAACTTAGCAAGATACATTGATAACATTGCCGACCAATACATTGAGAATCTAGATACCATGGTCATTTATCGATTAGATCGCTTTGGTCGTGGCGGGCACCATCGCCCCTTCAACGATTTAGGTTTCCCCGGTATTCGTATTATGGAAACCAATGAAAACTACACTCGCCAGCATCAGGATCTTCGAGAAGAAGATGGTATCAAGTATGGCGATACCTTAGACGGTGTGAATTTTGATTACGCAGCCAAGCTAACTGGTTTAAACGCAGTATCGCTAGCGGCTATGGCTTGGGCGCCCAACCCGCCAGCTAACGTAAAAATTAAAGGCGCCGTTCAGCCTTCTACCACATTAATGTGGGATATAGCAGATACAGCGCAAAACCCTCAACTGTCGGGCTATAAAGTTTACTGGCGTCATACCGATGCACCGCAATGGGAATTTAGTAAGTTTGTTGGTAAGGTGAACGAAGCCACGTTAGAAAACGTAGTAATTGACAACTACTTTTTCGGGGTTGCCAGTGTGAACAACGATGGCATTGAAAGCCCAGTTGTATTCCCAGGCGCTGCAGGCAGTTTTGGCCAGTAA
- a CDS encoding tetratricopeptide repeat protein: MKLYSLPTICLLLSTLFSAAVLAEGETIDEIRAVQLYDQNALIDMINANTHLDKVVADRCQLVQDIEARADILKVPAYQFLWGDMLAWGVCVDAEPARGMTHIEDAANQGFPAALEQLGRYYANGTLVQQNKERAVVYLREAAALKSLKAQLQLVELFLDGYGSPYDYQDAYHWLHNSVTNDKAQHQKIASYLSKLEQLMHPKAVRAAKRPLDS, from the coding sequence ATGAAACTGTATTCACTGCCCACAATCTGTTTATTGCTTTCTACACTTTTCAGCGCCGCGGTGTTGGCTGAAGGGGAAACCATTGATGAAATTCGTGCGGTACAGTTATACGATCAAAATGCGCTTATCGATATGATTAATGCCAACACCCACTTAGATAAAGTGGTCGCCGATAGGTGTCAGCTTGTACAAGATATTGAAGCCCGTGCGGATATACTTAAAGTGCCTGCCTACCAGTTTTTATGGGGCGATATGTTAGCCTGGGGCGTATGTGTAGATGCTGAACCTGCCAGGGGCATGACCCATATTGAAGATGCAGCGAACCAAGGTTTCCCTGCTGCGTTAGAACAGTTAGGTCGTTATTATGCGAACGGCACTTTAGTACAACAAAATAAAGAAAGAGCGGTAGTGTATTTGCGAGAAGCCGCAGCGCTTAAAAGTTTAAAGGCGCAATTGCAGTTAGTTGAGCTATTTCTTGACGGTTACGGCAGCCCTTACGACTATCAAGATGCCTATCATTGGTTACATAACTCAGTCACTAACGACAAAGCACAGCATCAAAAAATAGCCAGTTACTTAAGCAAGCTTGAACAGCTAATGCACCCTAAAGCAGTACGCGCAGCAAAACGCCCACTAGACAGCTAA